One bacterium genomic window, GCGCAACCCGCTGCGATGAGACTGCGCACCGATTATATCCGACGTGCGGCGCCGCCGCAACGCTACCGGCCTACGCCGGGTCAAGCACGTGCCGCAGCGCGGGTTCGAGCTCCGGGAAGCGGAAGGCGTAGCCCGCCCCGCGCAGCCGGACCGGATCGACGCGCTGGCTGACCAAGAGCGCGCCGTCCGCCATCTCGCCGAACATCGCGCGCAGCGCCGCGGCCGGAACCGGAATCATCGCGGGGCGGCCGAGCGCCCGTGCGAGCGCGGAAGTGAACTCGCGATTGGTGACGGCGCGGGGCGACACGACGTTGACCGGCCCGTCGAGGGCGTCGCGCTCCAGCGCGAGCAGCAACGCGCCCACCGCGTCGTCGATCGCGACCCACGGCAGATACTGCCGCCCGTGGCCGAGCGGACCGCCGGCGCCAATCTTAAAGATCGGCACGATCTTGGCCAGGACCCCGCCGCTGCGGGACAGCACGACCCCGAAGCGCGGATGCACCACGCGAATGCCGGCCCGGCGCGCCGGCTCCGCCGCCGCCTCCCATTCCCGGCAGACCTCCGCGAGAAAGCCCGTGCCCGGCTCGGACGACTCGGTGAGCACCTCGTCTCCGCGATCACCGTAGTAGCCGACGGCTGAGCCGCTCACGAAGGTCCGAGGCCCCCCGCGCAGCCCCGCGAGCGCGCCGGCGAGCAGCTCCGTCCCCCGCCGCCTGCTCGCCAGGATCGCCATCTTCTGGTCCGGCGTCCAGCGCGTCGCGAGCGTCGCACCGGCCAGATGAATCGCGGCGTCCACGTCCGCGAGACGCGCCGCGTCGATCAGGCCGGCCGCGGGGTCCCAGGCGACCTCCTCCGGCGCCGCGACGCCGCCTCGCACGAGGGGGACGACTTCATCCCCGCGGGCGCGAAGCGCGGACGCCACCGCGGAACCGATTAATCCGTGGGATCCCGTGAGGGCGACGCGCATGGGCGGACGGCGGCCTCCTTTGCCGGGGAAACGATCGCATCGTACCACACGCCCGCCGAGCCGCCGCCGGAGGGTGCGGGCTCGATCCCGGCGCCGCCGGGTCCGGAGCACCGCCGCTATCGTATCATGGTGTCATGAGCAAAGACCTGTATCAGGATCTGGCGCAACCCGCGCTCACGGCGTATCTCGAGGGCGTGATCCCGGCGCGGCCGGCCGTGCTTCGCGAGATGGAGGCGCACGCCGAGCAGCGCCGGTTTCCGATCGTCGGGCCCGTGGTGGGGCAGCTATTTTACCTGCTCACGCGGGCGACGGGCGCCCGGCGCGTGTTCGAGATGGGGTCCGGTTTCGGCTACTCCACGGCGTGGTTCGCGATGGCCGTGCGCGACAACGGCGGCGGCGTGGTCCACCACGTCGTGTGGGACGAGGCGCTGTCGCAGCAGGCGCGCGGCTACCTCGGCCGGCTCGGGCTCGCGGACGCCGTCCGATTTTCCGTGAGCGAAGCCGTCGCGGAACTCGAGCGGACGCCCGGCGAGTTCGACGTGATCTTCAACGACATCGAAAAGGATGCGTACCCAAAGTCCTTCCCGGTGATGAAGGCGCGCCTCCGCACGGGCGGCCTGCTGCTTGTCGACAACATGATCTGGCGCGGCCGGGCGATGGATCCCGCCGCCGATGACCCGGCCACGCGCGGGGTCCGCGAGATCACGCGTCTTCTGTTCGCCGATCCGGATCTGACCGGCGTCATCGTCCCGCTGCGGGACGGCGTGTTCGTCGGCCACAAGACCCGCTAGCCCGCCCGCCGGATGCGCAGCCGCCGTTTCTGGGCGTACGTCCGGCGCTACCGGCGCGCCTACGCCGTCGGCTACCTCGGCGGCCTCGTCTCCATCGCGATGGCGCAGTCGGCGCCGTGGGTGATGAAGCTCGCCATCGACGGCATCGGCCGCGGCGTCGGGACGGGCCGGCTCGCAATGTACGCCGCCGCGCTCGTCGGCCTCGCCGCGGCGGAGGCGGCCGCGACCTACGTCATGCGGTGGTCGATCATGGCGGCCGCGTACCGCGTCGAGACGGAACTGCGGCGGGAGTACTTCGCGCACCTGCAGCGCATGCCGCTCGCGTTCTTCGAGCGCACACCGACCGGCGACCTGATGGCCCGGGCCGTCAACGACATCCGCGCCGTGCAGCGGTTCGCCGGGGTCGGCCTGATGCGCTCGGTGCACACCACCGTCATGCTGGCGGCGTCGATCGCATTCATGCTGAGCATCAGCGTCCGGCTGACGCTCTGGATGATCGCGATCATGCCGTTCGTGACGCTCGTGTTTCTGCTGCTCGGCCGCGAGATCCACCGGCGGTTCGACGCGGTGCAGGCGCAGTTCAGCGTGCTCTCGACACGGGTGCAGGAGATGATGAGCGGTATCCGCGTCGTGAAGGCGTTCGCCCGGGAGCCGGACCAGTTGGCGCGCTTCAACGAGGCCTCCGAGGACGTCGTGCGCACAAACCTGCGTCTGGCGCGGGCGCAGGGTGCACTGTGGCCGTCGATCGGCCTGATCCTCGGCGTCGCCTCGGTCGTGCTGCTGTGGCAGGGCGGCGACGCGGTGATCCGCGGCACGCTCACCCTCGGCCAGATGGTGCAGTTCTCCTACTATCTCGCGCGCCTCAGCTTCCCGATGATCGC contains:
- a CDS encoding O-methyltransferase, with translation MSKDLYQDLAQPALTAYLEGVIPARPAVLREMEAHAEQRRFPIVGPVVGQLFYLLTRATGARRVFEMGSGFGYSTAWFAMAVRDNGGGVVHHVVWDEALSQQARGYLGRLGLADAVRFSVSEAVAELERTPGEFDVIFNDIEKDAYPKSFPVMKARLRTGGLLLVDNMIWRGRAMDPAADDPATRGVREITRLLFADPDLTGVIVPLRDGVFVGHKTR
- a CDS encoding TIGR01777 family oxidoreductase is translated as MRVALTGSHGLIGSAVASALRARGDEVVPLVRGGVAAPEEVAWDPAAGLIDAARLADVDAAIHLAGATLATRWTPDQKMAILASRRRGTELLAGALAGLRGGPRTFVSGSAVGYYGDRGDEVLTESSEPGTGFLAEVCREWEAAAEPARRAGIRVVHPRFGVVLSRSGGVLAKIVPIFKIGAGGPLGHGRQYLPWVAIDDAVGALLLALERDALDGPVNVVSPRAVTNREFTSALARALGRPAMIPVPAAALRAMFGEMADGALLVSQRVDPVRLRGAGYAFRFPELEPALRHVLDPA